Genomic DNA from Candidatus Methylomirabilota bacterium:
CGTCGCCCTCCTCGGGGCCAATGGCGCGGGCAAGAGCACCACGCTGAAGGCCATCTCGGGCCTGTTGCGGACGGAGAGGGGAGATGTCAGCAAGGGGAGCATCGAGTTCCTGGGCGAGGCCATCAAGCGCAAGGATCCCTCCGAGGTCGTCCGGCGCGGGATCGTGCAGGTGATGGAAGGCCGACATGTCTTCGAGCATTTGACCGTGGAGGAAAACCTTCTCACGGGCGCCTACACGCGCGACGGGCGGTCGCTCAAGCGGGATCTCGAGAGGGTCTACCAGTACTTCCCCCGCCTGCGCGAGCGGCGCGAGGTGCGGGCGGGCTATGTGTCCGGAGGCGAGCAGCAGATGGTGGCCATCGGGCGGGCCCTCATGGCGCACCCCAAGCTCATGCTCCTGGACGAGCCGTCCATGGGCCTGGCCCCCATGCTCGTGCAGGAGATCTTCGACATCGTGAGCCGCTTGAACCGTGAAGAGGGAGTGGCCGTGCTCCTCGCCGAGCAAAACGTCTCCATGGCGCTCCGCTTCGCCGACTACGCGTACGTGATGGAAAATGGCCGGGTCGTGCTCGATGGGGATCGGAAGACCATCAGCGAGAACGAGGACGTCAAGGAGTTCTATCTGGGACTCTCCGGGGTGGGCCAGCGCAAGAGCTACCGGGGCGTCAAGCACTACAGACGGAGGAAGCGCTGGCTCTCATGACCACGGAAGCGGGCGCAGCCGTGCCGTGTCCAGGTCCCCGCGCGGAGGCCGGGACGCTTCGAGCGCCGACTTCGCCGGCGCAACCTGACGGGGGGAGGTTCGGAAGGGGGGCGGAGTCCCCCTCCGAGGATTCATGACCACCCAGATCGAGTTCCGGGACGTGTCGAAGTCCTTCGGCGGCGTGCACGCCGTGACGGGCGTAGGGTTCACAGTGGACAAGGGGCAGATCCTCTCCGTGATCGGGCCCAATGGCGCGGGCAAGACGACCCTCCTCAACTGCGTCAGCGGCTTCTACCACCCGAACCGAGGCTCGATCGTGCTGGAGGGGCGGGACATCACCCATCTGGCGCCCGGCCACATCGCGACCCTGGGGGTGGCCCGCACGTTTCAGAACATCGCCCTGTTCAACGGGATGAGCGTGGTGGACAACCTCATGCTCGGCCGGCACATCCACATGACGAATGGGATCTTCCGGTCCGTGCTCTACTGGGGCCCGGCCCGCCGCGAGGAGGTCGAGCACCGCCGAGCGGTGGAGGACATCATCGACTTCCTGGAGATCCAGGCCATCCGCAAGCAGCCGGTGGCCTCGCTGCCCTACGGGCTCCGGAAGCGGGTGGAGCTGGGGCGCGCGCTCGCCATGCGCCCGAAGGTGCTCCTGCTTGACGAGCCGATGGGGGGGACGAACCACGAGGAGAAGGAGGACATGGCGCGGTTCATCCTCGACGTCAACGACGAGTGGGGCACCACCATCATGCTGATCGAGCACGACATGGGGGTGGTGATGGATATCTCCCAGCGCGTGGTGGTTCTCGACCTGGGCCAGAAGATCGCCGAGGGCACGCCCGCCGAGGTCAAGGCGCACCCGGGGGTGATCAAGGCCTATCTCGGCAGCAAGTCCGTGGCCTGAGAGGAGGCCGGAATGTCCGAGCAGACGCTGCCGCAGTTCCTGGTGCGCAATGCCCGAGAGTTTCCGAAGGACCCCGCCCTCCGGGAGAAGGACCACGGCATCTGGCAGCAGTGGACCTGGGCCGAGTACCTAGTCCACGTGCGGTCGATCGCCCTCGGCCTGGTGAGCCTCGGCTTCGAGCGCGGCGACAAGCTCGCACTCCTGTCGGACAACCGCCCTCAGCTCTATGCCGCCATGGTGGCCGCGCAGGCGGCGGGGGGGGTGCCGGTGCCGCTCTACCAGGAATCCATCGCACGGGAGCTGGAGTTCGTCATCGACCACGCGGATGCGACCATCGTGTATGCCGAGGACCAGGAGCAGGTAGACAAGCTCCTCGATCTCCGGAACAGGCTGCCCAAGGTCAGGAAGGTGATCTACGACGACCCCAAGGGGATGCGCCACTATAGTGATCCCCTCCTCGTGAGCCTCGTCGAGCTGGAGGCGGCCGGGGCCAAGCTCGCGGCGGAGCGGCCCGGCCTCTTCGACGAGCTG
This window encodes:
- a CDS encoding ABC transporter ATP-binding protein, which codes for MTTQIEFRDVSKSFGGVHAVTGVGFTVDKGQILSVIGPNGAGKTTLLNCVSGFYHPNRGSIVLEGRDITHLAPGHIATLGVARTFQNIALFNGMSVVDNLMLGRHIHMTNGIFRSVLYWGPARREEVEHRRAVEDIIDFLEIQAIRKQPVASLPYGLRKRVELGRALAMRPKVLLLDEPMGGTNHEEKEDMARFILDVNDEWGTTIMLIEHDMGVVMDISQRVVVLDLGQKIAEGTPAEVKAHPGVIKAYLGSKSVA
- a CDS encoding ABC transporter ATP-binding protein, whose product is MSDMARPLLSVNNIEVIYDHVILVLKGVSLAVPEGGIVALLGANGAGKSTTLKAISGLLRTERGDVSKGSIEFLGEAIKRKDPSEVVRRGIVQVMEGRHVFEHLTVEENLLTGAYTRDGRSLKRDLERVYQYFPRLRERREVRAGYVSGGEQQMVAIGRALMAHPKLMLLDEPSMGLAPMLVQEIFDIVSRLNREEGVAVLLAEQNVSMALRFADYAYVMENGRVVLDGDRKTISENEDVKEFYLGLSGVGQRKSYRGVKHYRRRKRWLS
- a CDS encoding AMP-binding protein codes for the protein MSEQTLPQFLVRNAREFPKDPALREKDHGIWQQWTWAEYLVHVRSIALGLVSLGFERGDKLALLSDNRPQLYAAMVAAQAAGGVPVPLYQESIARELEFVIDHADATIVYAEDQEQVDKLLDLRNRLPKVRKVIYDDPKGMRHYSDPLLVSLVELEAAGAKLAAERPGLFDEL